CACGTGGTTGTGAGTCAGGAACCGGTTGACCTGTGGTCAATCTACAAGTCCGCGCGCGACGCGGGCGCCAGAGAGAAGATCGTGATGAAGCACGCGGCGCTCGTCAAGTACGTGGCGGGGAGGCTCGCCATGGGGCTGCCTCCGTACGTGGAAGTTGACGACCTGGTAAGCTACGGCATACTCGGGCTGCTCGATGCCATCGAGAAATTCGACCCGCGCCGCGGCGTGAAGTTCGAGACGTACGCGATCGCGCGGATACGGGGAGCCATGCTGGACGGGCTCAGGGCGCTCGACTGGGTGCCGGCGTCGCTCAGGCAGAAGGCCCGCGAGATCGAGAGGCAGTACCAAGCGCTGGAGGCGAAGCTCGGGAGGCCCGCCAGCGATGAGGAGGTCGCGCAGGCTCTCGGCCTGAGTGTCGGCGAGTTCCAGAAGCGCCTGGCCACACTGAGCGGGGTTTCGCTGGTGTACCTCGAGGACATCTGGTTTGGATCCGATGACGACGAGGGCGGTTTCCGCGCGATAGAGATGATACCCGACCCGGATGGGGCCGACCCCGCAGGTCACCTGGAAGTGGAAGAGACGAAGAGACTCGTCGCGGAGGCTATAGACCGTCTTCCGGAAAAGGAACGCCTCGTTATCGCCCTGTACTACTACGAAGGCCTGACTGTCAAGGAAATCAGCAAGATAATGACTGTGTCGCCGTCGCGAGTGTCGCAGCTCCACACGAGGGCCATTCTGAGACTGAGGGGGCGCCTTTCGAGGGACAAAGTGGACCTGATGTAGGAGGGGGTTTCCACAATGGGAGACACCGGCAGGGTTACCGTGCAAATTTCGGCCGATCTGATGAAGGTATTCGTCATCGTGGCCAAGGATGACGACAAGCCCGTCACGATGGATGAAGCGCTCGCGGCGATCAAGGGGCAGGGCGTGGTTGTCGCTGTGGACAGGGACGCCCTCGACAAGGCGGTATCGGAGCCGGGTCTCAAGGTGCAGGTGGCCTCGGGGGTCGCACCCGTCAACGGCGAGGACTCGCAGTTCAAAATCGAGTTCGCCCAGCCGAACGGCAAACCGGATGAGGCCGCGGACGGAAGAGTGGATTTCTACGAGCTTCACATCGTGACCAGCGTTAAGAAGGGCGACCTCCTGGCGACGAGGATCCCGCCGACGGCGGGGACGGACGGCATAAACGCGAAGGGTGAACCAGTACCGGCGAAACCCGGCAGGCTCAAGCCGTTGCCGGGCGGC
This genomic interval from Bacillota bacterium contains the following:
- a CDS encoding FliA/WhiG family RNA polymerase sigma factor, which gives rise to MKHAALVKYVAGRLAMGLPPYVEVDDLVSYGILGLLDAIEKFDPRRGVKFETYAIARIRGAMLDGLRALDWVPASLRQKAREIERQYQALEAKLGRPASDEEVAQALGLSVGEFQKRLATLSGVSLVYLEDIWFGSDDDEGGFRAIEMIPDPDGADPAGHLEVEETKRLVAEAIDRLPEKERLVIALYYYEGLTVKEISKIMTVSPSRVSQLHTRAILRLRGRLSRDKVDLM